The sequence TCGGGGGATGGACGCTGGCGAGCCGTGTTCTGGGCTTTGCGCGGGACATTCTGATTGCGGCCTTCCTCGGCGCGGGGCCGGTGGCGGAGGCGTTCCTCGTCGCGTTCTCGCTGCCCAACATGTTCCGCCGGTTCTTTGCCGAGGGGGCGTTCAACACCGCGTTCGTCCCGATGTTCTCCAAGAAGCTGGAGCGGGGAGAGGGGGCGCTGGCCTTTGCGCGTGATGCGTTCTCGGGCCTTGCGGGGCTGCTGATCGTGTTCACGCTGGTCGCACAGCTCGCCATGCCGGGGCTGGTGCTCCTGATGGCGGCGGGATTCGCGGATGATGCGCGCTTCGATCTGGCCGTCGACATGGGGCGGATCGTCTTTCCCTACATCCTGTTCATCTCGCTGGCCGCCCTGCTGTCCGGCGTCCTGAACGCAACAGGGCATTTCGTGGCGGCGGCGGCGGCACCGGTGCTGCTCAACATCATCCTCGTCGCCGCGATGCTCGGCGGGCGGGCTGCGGGGATCGATATCGGGACGGCGCTGACTTGGGGCGTGCCGCTTGCGGGCATCGCGCAGATGGCGCTGGTGTGGGAGGCGGCGCGGCGCGCGGGCTACCTGGTCGTGCCCCACCGGCCGCGCCTCACGCCGGAGCTGAAGCGGCTGGCGGTCGTCGCCTTTCCGGCGGCGCTGGCGGGCGGGGTGATGCAGATCAACCTGCTGGTGGGCCGGCAGGTCGCGAGCTTCTTCGACGGGGCGGTGGCGTGGCTGAACTATGCCGATCGGCTCTACCAGCTGCCGCTGGGTGTGGTCGGGATCGCTATTGGCGTGGTGCTGCTGCCGGACCTGTCCCGCCGCCTGGGCGCCGGGGACGATGCGGGCGGGCGCGACGCGGTCAATCGCGCGGCGGAGTTCGCGCTGGCGCTTGCACTGCCCGCGGCGGTGGCGCTGATGATCGTGCCGGGGCCGCTGGTCAGCGTGCTGTTCGAGCGCGGCGAGTTCTCCGCAAGCGACGCCGTGGCGACGGCGCAGGCGGTGGCTATATATGGCGCGGGGCTGCCGGCCTTCGTCCTGATCAAGGTGCTCTCCCCGGTCTTCTTCGCACGGGAGGATACGCGCACTCCCTTCCGCTTCGCCGTCGTCGCGATGGTGGTGAACGTCGTGGTGGCGGTGGGCGGTGCCTGGGTCGTCGGCTTCACGGCCGCCGCCTGGGGGACGACGCTTGCGGCCTGGGTCAACTTCGCGCTGCTCTGGCGGTCGGCCGCGCAGTTCGGCGATGCGGCGCGGATGGATGCGCGGCTGACGCGGGCGCTGCCGCGGATCCTCGGCGCCACGCTGGTGATGGGGGCGGGCCTCTTCGCCTTCGCCACGCTCGCCGCCGACTGGTTCGAGGTGGGCGGGCTGCGCTACCTCGCGCTGCTGCTGCTCGTCGGCGGCGGGGCAGTGCTTTACGGTCTGGCGGCGATTGCCAGCGGGGGTGTGAGCCTGTCGGGCCTCAGGGGAGCGTTGCGGCGGTGAGCTTGCGTATTTGGGGAAAGATGAAGGCATGAGAGTCCTCGCTATCCTGTGTGTGAAGGATGAGGGCGTGGGCCTGCTCCATTGGCTCGCGCATCACCGGGCGCTGGGCGTGACGGATGTGCTCGCCTTCTCCAACGATTGCTCCGACGGGACCGATGCGATGCTCGATCGGCTCGCAGCGATGGGGGTGGTGGAGCATCTGCGGGGCCGGGACGGAGCGCGCGGGCCGCAATGGCGCGCGCTGCGCGAGGCGGCGGAGCATCCGCTGATGGCCGTCGCCGACTGGGTGATCTGCATCGATGTGGACGAGTACGTCAATCTGCGCGGGCGGGACCTGGCCTGGCTCGCCGGTCAGGCCGAGGCCGATTGCTGGGCGCTGACCTGGCGGATGTTCGGGTCCTCCGGCCTGACGGAGTGGGAGGATCGGCCCGTCACCGACCGCTTCATCCGCTGTGCGCCGAACCCGCTGCACTGGCCCTGGCGCTGCGCGATGATCAAGACGCTGTGGCGGCGCGGAACCTATGCGCGGCCCGGCGTCCATCGGCCGCTGGAGCCGGCGGGCGCGCCGGTCTGGGTGGACAGCAACGGCGCGCGCCTGCCGGAGCGCTTCGTGGAGAAGGGCGTTTTCACGGATTTCACGCGGTCCGCCTACGGGCTGGTGCAGCTTAACCACTATGCGCTCGGCGATGCGGAGAGCTTCGTGGTCAAGGCGGCGCGGGGCAGGCCCAACCGGCAAGGCAATCCGGCGGATGCGGGCTACTGGGTGGAGCGGAACTTCAACCAGGTAGAGGATGCCTCGATCCTCGCCCATGGCACGCCGGAGCTCGAGGACTGGATCGCGGATCCGGAGCTCGCCGCATTGCGGGAGCGCGCGGTGACCTGGCGCAGCACTCGCTTCGCTGAGCTGATGCGCGAGGATGCGTGGCGCGACCTCT is a genomic window of Pontivivens ytuae containing:
- the murJ gene encoding murein biosynthesis integral membrane protein MurJ, which translates into the protein MRPIRLLSAFLTVGGWTLASRVLGFARDILIAAFLGAGPVAEAFLVAFSLPNMFRRFFAEGAFNTAFVPMFSKKLERGEGALAFARDAFSGLAGLLIVFTLVAQLAMPGLVLLMAAGFADDARFDLAVDMGRIVFPYILFISLAALLSGVLNATGHFVAAAAAPVLLNIILVAAMLGGRAAGIDIGTALTWGVPLAGIAQMALVWEAARRAGYLVVPHRPRLTPELKRLAVVAFPAALAGGVMQINLLVGRQVASFFDGAVAWLNYADRLYQLPLGVVGIAIGVVLLPDLSRRLGAGDDAGGRDAVNRAAEFALALALPAAVALMIVPGPLVSVLFERGEFSASDAVATAQAVAIYGAGLPAFVLIKVLSPVFFAREDTRTPFRFAVVAMVVNVVVAVGGAWVVGFTAAAWGTTLAAWVNFALLWRSAAQFGDAARMDARLTRALPRILGATLVMGAGLFAFATLAADWFEVGGLRYLALLLLVGGGAVLYGLAAIASGGVSLSGLRGALRR
- a CDS encoding glycosyltransferase family 2 protein → MRVLAILCVKDEGVGLLHWLAHHRALGVTDVLAFSNDCSDGTDAMLDRLAAMGVVEHLRGRDGARGPQWRALREAAEHPLMAVADWVICIDVDEYVNLRGRDLAWLAGQAEADCWALTWRMFGSSGLTEWEDRPVTDRFIRCAPNPLHWPWRCAMIKTLWRRGTYARPGVHRPLEPAGAPVWVDSNGARLPERFVEKGVFTDFTRSAYGLVQLNHYALGDAESFVVKAARGRPNRQGNPADAGYWVERNFNQVEDASILAHGTPELEDWIADPELAALRERAVTWRSTRFAELMREDAWRDLYTRVVMAGESRAFSPAEAQAIMAHARG